In a single window of the Cydia pomonella isolate Wapato2018A chromosome 2, ilCydPomo1, whole genome shotgun sequence genome:
- the LOC133534007 gene encoding PAS domain-containing protein cky-1-like, producing the protein MFLRFEPTKSTKGASKMRRDLINAEISNLRDLLPLPPSTRQRLSQLQLMALVCVYVRKMNYFQQVFKSHDFSYEYQEQATPTPNIGFSKAMNGFMMMMTQNGKLLYISENAAEYLGHSMEDLLIHGDSVYDIIDRQDHQTVQTELNRGSNGETENVPKNRHFFCRMNVSRNARRQMRFGDQKVALVRGHFVSYLPLCSRNEPVFLAACTPLAMPETRECVVHGATNVFTTLHTMDMKILHVDANGEWYLGWKKSELVDVSWYQLLHWDSLREAQSKHRLITQSEQDKCCILLVKLQQRSGQFLWVHVVLQVKDAADAPRQFIVATNQVLSEEEASIMLANSWLYQYYGYQNQPCGVLDPRCQKFFRRENTYQDAYQEAYPYVENQEVEYPGYHVSSYVPQKMVEDFSGCERTYSERGPVDYSTHSPQSTISEERSPLHFDPSPEVVVNSNMYMYPHPGKREYYEQYSRVGYHVQEPCTSTAIEGMEYPSPKRMRLAPLTLDTDGMDRWNPSPPWSDTLKAPEFQRFGYNHVVQPERAMVT; encoded by the exons ATTCGAACCAACAAAGTCCACAAAGGGCGCCAGCAAGATGCGGCGTGACCTGATCAACGCAGAGATCTCCAACCTGCGGGACCTGCTTCCGCTGCCGCCCTCCACCCGCCAGCGCCTCTCGCAGCTGCAGCTCATGGCCCTCGTCTGCGTCTATGTGCGGAAAATGAATTACTTCCAACAAG TGTTTAAAAGTCACGACTTCAGCTACGAGTATCAAGAGCAAGCAACACCAACACCTAACATTGGATTTTCAAag GCAATGAACGgttttatgatgatgatgacacaGAACGGAAAACTGTTGTACATATCGGAAAATGCTGCGGAATACCTGGGACACTCCATG gAAGATTTATTAATACATGGCGATAGCGTATACGACATTATAGATAGACAGGATCACCAGACTGTTCAAACTGAACTGAATAGAGGGAGCAATGGAGAGACTGAAAACGTACCAAAGAATAGGCATTTCTTCTGTAGAATGAACGTTTCAAGAAACGCGAGGAGACAAATGAGATTCGGAGATCAAAAA GTGGCTCTAGTGCGGGGCCACTTCGTGTCGTACCTGCCACTGTGCAGCCGCAACGAGCCGGTATTCCTGGCAGCGTGCACGCCGCTCGCCATGCCCGAGACGCGCGAGTGCGTCGTGCACGGCGCCACCAACGTCTTCACAACGCTGCACACCATGGACATGAAGATACTGCACGTCGACGCCAA CGGTGAATGGTACTTAGGTTGGAAGAAATCAGAATTGGTTGACGTGTCGTGGTATCAGTTACTCCACTGGGACAGTTTGCGAGAAGCACAAAGTAAACATAGACTAA TAACCCAGTCGGAGCAGGACAAGTGCTGCATACTGCTGGTGAAGCTGCAGCAGCGAAGTGGGCAGTTCCTGTGGGTGCACGTCGTGCTGCAGGTGAAGGACGCCGCCGACGCTCCGCGACAGTTCATCGTGGCCACTAACCAagttttaag TGAAGAGGAAGCTTCAATTATGCTTGCAAACTCCTGGCTATACCAATACTACGGCTACCAGAACCAACCCTGCGGAGTCTTAGATCCCAGGTGCCAAAAGTTCTTTAGAAGAGAGAACACCTACCAGGACGCGTATCAAGAAGCGTACCCTTATGTAGAGAACCAGGAGGTCGAGTATCCAGGGTATCATGTATCTTCGTACGTGCCACAGAAGATGGTTGAAGATTTCAGTGGCTGTGAGAGGACATATTCAGAAAGAGGACCAGTCGACTATTCTACTCACTCTCCGCAGTCTACGATAAGTGAAGAAAG ATCTCCCCTGCACTTTGACCCTTCGCCGGAGGTCGTCGTGAACAGCAACATGTATATGTACCCACACCCCGGCAAGCGAGAGTACTATGAACAGTACTCAAGAGTCGGCTACCACGTGCAGGAGCCGTGTACCAGTACTGCGATAGAAG GTATGGAATATCCCAGTCCAAAGCGGATGCGGCTGGCGCCCCTAACCTTGGATACCGATGGCATGGACCGGTGGAACCCCAGCCCGCCCTGGTCCGACACCCTCAAGGCTCCTGAATTCCAGCGGTTCGGCTACAACCACGTCGTACAACCCGAACGAGCAATGGTTACTTAA